The Aestuariibaculum lutulentum genome segment AAAGTAAGAATCGTGTTATAGGTATTGGACTTTACGATGAAAATTCACCAATTCGTATAAAAATGCTTAATAGTGGTTTTGAAAAGGTTGAAATAAATGCTGAATTTTTTCAAAATAGAATAGAAGAAGCATTTGCCAAACGATACGAATTACTTCAAACCAATACCAATAGCTATCGCTTGTTGTTTGGTGAAAATGATGGATTTCCAGGTTTAATTGCCGATGTGTATGATTCGGTTTTAGTGGTGAAAATTTATTCAGAAATCTGGTTGCCATATTTAGAAAGTATTGTTCCAAGTTTGCAGGAGGTGTCAAGTGCTAAAACGGTAGTGATGCGTTTAAGTAGAAGTCTGGAGCAGTCTAGATTACATAATCTGGAAAATGGAGAAGTGGTTTTCGGGACACTTGAAAATGAAGTAGTAGAGTTTGTTGAGCACAATGTGAAGTTTTCTGCAAATGTTATTAAAGGGCATAAAACAGGCTATTTTTTAGATCATCGAGCCAATAGAAAACAGGTAGGAGAGTGGAGTAAAGGAAAATCGGTTTTAGATGTATTTAGCTACGCCGGTGGATTTTCGGTACATGCATTATATAACGGAGCAACATCGGTTACCAGTTTAGATATTAGTAAGCAGGCTTTAGAAATTGCTTTGGAAAACGGTAAACTTAATGACTATACCGGAGAACATAAAATTATTACTGGTGATGCTTTTGAGGAGCTTCAAAAACTTATCGATAACAAAGTAACTTTTGATGTAGTCGTTATCGATCCGCCTAGTTTTGCAAAACAGGCTTCAGAAGTAGACTTGGCAAAGAAAAAATACGCCCAATTAGCAGAATTAGGCGAAAAACTCACTGCAAAAAACGGTCTTTTGGTTTTGGCTTCTTGCTCGTCTCGAGTTACAACACAGGCTTTTTTCGATATCAATCAGCAGGTTCTAAGTAATGTAAAACGGTCTTATACAATAAAATTAAAAACGTATCATGATATCGATCATCCTGTAGCATTTGAAGAAGGCGCTTACCTAAAATGTGGATATTATCAATTTTAATATTTACATTACTTTAAGTGTTATGCACGCATAATAATTGGTATATTTGTTGAAATTCATTTTTAAAATGTCAACTAAACTTACCAAACTTCTTAATATAAAATACCCAATTATTCAGGCGCCAATGTTCTTGGTGTCGAATACTGCAATGGTTAAGCCAGCTATGAACG includes the following:
- a CDS encoding class I SAM-dependent rRNA methyltransferase codes for the protein MSFSNKLKSTYKPNRLAVKLNTKGEQFVLKGHPWVFSNNISKIKDDAKSGDLAIIFDKSKNRVIGIGLYDENSPIRIKMLNSGFEKVEINAEFFQNRIEEAFAKRYELLQTNTNSYRLLFGENDGFPGLIADVYDSVLVVKIYSEIWLPYLESIVPSLQEVSSAKTVVMRLSRSLEQSRLHNLENGEVVFGTLENEVVEFVEHNVKFSANVIKGHKTGYFLDHRANRKQVGEWSKGKSVLDVFSYAGGFSVHALYNGATSVTSLDISKQALEIALENGKLNDYTGEHKIITGDAFEELQKLIDNKVTFDVVVIDPPSFAKQASEVDLAKKKYAQLAELGEKLTAKNGLLVLASCSSRVTTQAFFDINQQVLSNVKRSYTIKLKTYHDIDHPVAFEEGAYLKCGYYQF